In a single window of the Delftia tsuruhatensis genome:
- a CDS encoding LysR family transcriptional regulator, with the protein MPLDEMLVFARVVEHQSFAGAARQLGLTTSAVSRSVGRLEAHFGLRLLQRTTRSLSLTEAGAEIHQACLRLVADAQAVQALAGQLRQQPRGLLKISAPAVLGDIWLSPLLPGFCARWPEVQVQVDMTDRMVDLVAEGLDLGLRISMPGQIAPGLVARPLKTIRYVLVATPGYLARHEAITAPEQLLAHPFISLGYGQFQNEVELRPLHPAAAPATRLLVNTPITIASSLGIIHALQQGPGIGVVADFAAQAALAAGRLVPVLPGWELCGKYAPRVVHAVYAPTRHVPLKLRALIDYLVEVEGGAGSTT; encoded by the coding sequence ATGCCCCTGGATGAAATGCTGGTCTTCGCCCGCGTGGTGGAGCACCAGAGCTTTGCGGGCGCGGCCCGGCAGCTGGGGCTGACGACCTCGGCCGTGAGCCGCAGCGTGGGGCGGCTGGAGGCGCATTTCGGGCTGCGGCTGCTGCAGCGCACCACGCGCTCGCTGTCGCTGACCGAGGCGGGGGCCGAGATCCACCAGGCCTGTCTGCGGCTGGTGGCGGATGCCCAGGCCGTGCAGGCGCTGGCCGGCCAGCTGCGCCAGCAGCCGCGCGGGCTGCTGAAGATCAGTGCGCCGGCCGTGCTGGGCGATATCTGGCTGTCACCGCTGCTGCCGGGCTTTTGCGCGCGCTGGCCCGAGGTGCAGGTGCAGGTGGACATGACGGACCGCATGGTGGACCTGGTGGCCGAGGGGCTGGACCTGGGCCTGCGCATCAGCATGCCGGGCCAGATCGCGCCGGGGCTGGTGGCGCGGCCGCTCAAGACCATCCGCTATGTGCTGGTGGCCACGCCCGGCTACCTGGCGCGGCATGAAGCGATCACCGCTCCCGAGCAGTTGCTGGCACATCCCTTCATCAGCCTGGGCTACGGGCAGTTCCAGAACGAGGTGGAATTGCGCCCGCTTCACCCTGCGGCCGCGCCCGCCACGCGGCTGCTGGTGAACACGCCCATCACCATTGCCAGCAGCCTGGGCATCATCCACGCGCTGCAGCAGGGGCCGGGCATTGGCGTGGTGGCCGACTTTGCCGCGCAGGCGGCGCTGGCGGCGGGCCGGCTGGTGCCCGTGCTGCCCGGCTGGGAGCTGTGCGGCAAGTACGCGCCGCGCGTGGTGCATGCGGTCTA
- a CDS encoding DMT family transporter, with amino-acid sequence MSHSPSLTSATSPTRPRTGQGGTWRMLLAMALSGTIGLLVVESALPPLLVVFARCVLGAMGLGLWLAWRREWVRPQGREWLWLAGGGIALVLNWIALFSAYHYSSIAVATVVYHVQPFMLLALSALQGEPVERRKLPWLLLALLGVALSSGLIGSAGLGAAHGGSGAWLGVALALLAAALYAGTTVATRRLVHMPSAQIAMLQMLAGGLVLSLWALPLLRDIAAGQPQLLSARAGAMVLALGLVHTAFMYTVMYAAFQRLAAAAIAALSFVYPAMALLVDLAWFGAVPSLAQWLGMACIVVAVLGHRLAAKA; translated from the coding sequence ATGTCCCACAGCCCCAGCCTCACCTCTGCAACCTCCCCCACACGGCCCCGAACCGGCCAGGGCGGCACCTGGCGCATGCTGCTGGCCATGGCGCTGTCGGGCACCATCGGCCTGCTCGTCGTGGAAAGCGCGCTGCCGCCGCTGCTGGTCGTATTCGCCCGCTGCGTGCTGGGCGCAATGGGCCTGGGCCTGTGGCTGGCCTGGCGGCGCGAATGGGTCAGACCCCAAGGCCGGGAATGGCTGTGGCTGGCAGGCGGCGGCATCGCCCTGGTGCTGAACTGGATCGCCCTCTTCAGCGCCTACCACTACAGCTCCATCGCCGTGGCCACCGTGGTCTACCACGTGCAGCCCTTCATGCTGCTCGCCCTGTCGGCCCTGCAGGGCGAGCCCGTCGAACGCCGCAAGCTGCCCTGGCTGCTGCTGGCCCTGCTGGGCGTGGCACTGAGCAGCGGCCTGATCGGCTCGGCGGGCCTGGGCGCCGCCCACGGTGGCTCCGGCGCTTGGCTGGGCGTGGCCCTGGCCCTGCTGGCCGCTGCGCTCTATGCGGGTACCACCGTGGCCACGCGCCGGCTGGTCCACATGCCCTCGGCCCAGATCGCCATGCTGCAGATGCTGGCGGGCGGACTGGTGCTGAGTCTCTGGGCCCTGCCCCTGCTGCGCGACATCGCCGCCGGCCAGCCCCAGTTGCTGTCCGCCCGTGCCGGAGCCATGGTCCTGGCCCTGGGCCTGGTGCACACGGCCTTCATGTACACCGTGATGTATGCGGCCTTCCAGCGCCTGGCGGCAGCGGCCATCGCGGCCCTGTCCTTCGTCTATCCGGCCATGGCCCTGCTGGTGGATCTGGCGTGGTTCGGCGCCGTGCCCTCCCTGGCCCAGTGGCTGGGCATGGCGTGCATCGTGGTGGCCGTGCTGGGGCACAGGCTGGCAGCAAAAGCCTGA
- a CDS encoding YgaP-like transmembrane domain, with protein sequence MLYLKRNLPLWERALRAAGAIALAAAAWLTGIPVGGLLFWLMVASAATLVITGVVGFCPACALFSRKPVDTAP encoded by the coding sequence ATGCTTTATCTCAAACGAAACCTGCCCCTGTGGGAACGCGCACTGCGCGCAGCCGGCGCCATCGCCCTGGCGGCGGCAGCCTGGCTGACCGGCATCCCGGTCGGCGGCCTCCTGTTCTGGCTGATGGTCGCCAGCGCGGCGACGCTGGTCATCACGGGCGTGGTCGGTTTCTGCCCCGCATGCGCCCTGTTCAGCCGCAAGCCCGTGGATACTGCGCCATGA
- a CDS encoding RNA polymerase sigma factor, translating into MIRADTTLIEAARRGDQDAIVRLLSVCQPDLKRFARRTCSNAQDAEDAVQLALWQLYRRVGALRATAAFATWLFRIVERECWRLLRGRGRTESLDAPDAPPLNLAAAPIPHNLRMDLARAMERLSPPYRDVLILRDVHELTAPETAAQLGLSVEAVKSRLHRARAMVREHLLASGYWTKDGLPQGERDVL; encoded by the coding sequence ATGATCCGCGCCGACACCACCCTGATCGAGGCCGCACGCCGGGGCGACCAGGACGCCATCGTCCGGCTGCTGTCGGTCTGCCAACCCGACCTCAAGCGCTTCGCTCGCAGGACTTGCAGCAATGCCCAGGACGCCGAGGACGCCGTGCAACTGGCCCTGTGGCAGTTGTACCGCCGCGTGGGCGCACTGCGGGCCACCGCAGCCTTCGCCACCTGGCTGTTTCGCATCGTGGAGCGCGAATGCTGGCGCCTGCTGCGCGGCCGTGGCCGCACCGAATCGCTGGACGCGCCCGATGCACCGCCGTTGAACCTCGCTGCTGCGCCCATCCCACACAACCTGCGCATGGACCTGGCCCGGGCCATGGAGCGCCTGAGTCCGCCCTACCGCGACGTGCTCATCCTGCGCGACGTGCACGAGCTGACGGCCCCTGAAACCGCCGCCCAGCTGGGCCTGAGCGTCGAGGCCGTGAAAAGCCGCCTGCACCGCGCACGCGCCATGGTGCGCGAACACCTGCTGGCCAGCGGCTACTGGACCAAGGACGGCCTGCCTCAGGGAGAGCGCGATGTTCTGTAG
- a CDS encoding TonB-dependent receptor domain-containing protein, with product MLRPYKSKQFEIGSKYDFGSFMATAALFSIEKPSGGLDQGVYKSNGEQRNLGLELYAYGEAARGLRLLGGVTWLRPEITRAATAALVGNRPIGTSRMLANLGTEWDLPAVQGLTLTGDLTYTGGQFVDQTNRLSIPSWTRFDLGLRYATVLAGRKTTLRASLQNVADRKAWAGVTSWGAVSAMIPRTLVVSASVDF from the coding sequence GTGCTGAGGCCCTACAAGAGCAAGCAATTCGAGATCGGCAGCAAGTACGACTTCGGCAGCTTCATGGCCACGGCCGCGCTGTTCAGCATCGAAAAGCCCAGTGGCGGCCTGGACCAGGGCGTGTACAAGAGCAATGGCGAGCAGCGCAATCTGGGCCTGGAGCTGTACGCCTACGGCGAGGCCGCGCGCGGCCTGCGCCTGTTGGGCGGCGTGACTTGGCTCAGGCCCGAGATCACGCGCGCGGCCACCGCCGCGCTGGTCGGCAACCGGCCCATCGGCACCTCGCGCATGCTGGCCAACCTGGGTACCGAATGGGATCTGCCTGCCGTGCAAGGCCTGACCCTGACCGGCGACCTGACCTACACCGGTGGCCAGTTCGTGGACCAGACCAACCGCCTGAGCATCCCCAGCTGGACCCGCTTCGACCTGGGCCTGCGCTACGCCACCGTGCTGGCCGGCCGCAAGACCACGCTGCGCGCGTCGCTGCAGAACGTGGCCGATCGCAAGGCCTGGGCCGGCGTCACCTCCTGGGGTGCCGTCTCGGCCATGATCCCGCGCACCCTGGTGGTGTCGGCCTCGGTCGATTTCTGA
- a CDS encoding TonB-dependent receptor — MLTSGASNVYDESVTTPAMGVVWRQTPNWSLYANYIEGLSKGDIARRRPATTARC, encoded by the coding sequence GTGCTCACGAGCGGAGCCTCCAACGTCTATGACGAGAGCGTGACCACGCCGGCCATGGGCGTGGTCTGGCGCCAGACGCCGAACTGGAGCCTGTACGCCAACTACATCGAGGGCCTGAGCAAGGGCGACATCGCCCGCCGGCGGCCGGCAACTACGGCGAGGTGCTGA
- a CDS encoding IS3 family transposase, which translates to MKKSRFSEEQMVTILREADRTTVAEAAKKHKVSEATIYAWRKHFGQMEAADVKRLKALELENSRLKKLLAERDLDLEILKEINAKKMVSPLARREQLAFVRARGLSLRRACGLIGMSRATPSYELRLPAKDAPVLAAMKELSAMYPRYGYRRIRVFLRRKGFELSWSRTHRLWRQAGLLVPRKRPRKRIASLRPRIHTPFKANMVWAYDFVFDTTASGQQIKCLTVVDEYTRECLAIDVAGAIRSKRVIEVLSRLVSLHGAPLFMRSDNGPEFVSQAILEWISASGIATVLNDPGKPWQNGTDESFNGKFRDECLSIEWFRSRREAAALIEAWRNHYNEVRPHSSLQYLTPAEFKLELRKEPQPAVF; encoded by the coding sequence ATGAAGAAGAGTCGATTTTCAGAAGAGCAAATGGTCACGATCCTGCGCGAAGCAGATCGAACGACGGTGGCCGAGGCCGCCAAGAAGCACAAGGTCAGCGAAGCCACCATCTATGCCTGGCGCAAACACTTCGGCCAGATGGAAGCGGCCGACGTCAAGCGTCTGAAGGCCCTGGAGCTTGAGAACAGCCGGCTGAAGAAGCTTCTTGCCGAGCGAGATCTGGACCTCGAGATTCTCAAGGAGATCAACGCAAAAAAAATGGTGAGCCCGTTGGCTCGGCGCGAGCAACTGGCCTTCGTGCGCGCACGTGGCTTGAGTCTGCGCCGCGCCTGCGGGCTCATCGGCATGTCACGCGCCACGCCCAGTTACGAGTTGCGCTTGCCCGCCAAGGATGCGCCGGTGCTTGCGGCGATGAAGGAACTGTCGGCCATGTATCCGCGCTACGGCTATCGCCGCATTCGCGTATTCCTGCGTCGCAAGGGCTTCGAGCTGAGTTGGTCTCGCACGCACAGGCTGTGGCGTCAGGCGGGCCTGCTGGTGCCCCGGAAACGGCCGCGCAAGCGCATCGCATCGCTGCGCCCGCGCATCCACACGCCGTTCAAGGCCAACATGGTCTGGGCCTATGACTTCGTCTTCGACACCACGGCCAGCGGTCAGCAGATCAAGTGCCTGACCGTGGTGGACGAATACACCCGGGAGTGCCTGGCCATCGACGTGGCTGGGGCCATCCGTTCCAAGCGCGTGATCGAGGTGCTTTCGCGGCTGGTCAGCCTGCACGGGGCGCCGCTGTTCATGCGCTCGGACAATGGCCCCGAGTTCGTCAGCCAGGCGATCCTGGAGTGGATCTCAGCCTCGGGCATTGCCACCGTGCTCAACGATCCCGGCAAGCCCTGGCAGAACGGCACCGACGAAAGCTTCAACGGCAAGTTCCGCGACGAGTGTCTGTCCATCGAGTGGTTCCGTTCGCGCCGCGAAGCCGCTGCCCTGATCGAAGCCTGGCGCAATCACTACAACGAGGTACGTCCCCACAGCAGCCTGCAATACTTGACCCCGGCAGAGTTCAAACTCGAACTCCGCAAAGAACCGCAACCCGCCGTCTTCTAG
- a CDS encoding LysR family transcriptional regulator: MDRFQSMTAFLAVVDTGGFASAARRLKVSPSVVTRAVSDLEERLGVRLLTRTTRFVRVTEAGTAYADSCRRILAQLEEADEHAASAHAAPRGRLTLTAPVNFGRMHVLPVVHDYLGRFPEVDVNCWFVDRVVSLVDEGVDVAVRIGDLPDSSLQAIRVGSVRQVLCASPAYLDTHGVPQRPEELAQHTTITASGLTSTPEWRFLEGDKALAVRLQPRLMSLTNEAAADCALAGQGITRLPLYQIAKPVQEGALRLVLEPFERPPLPIHVVHREGRHAAHRVRAFIDMAVDALREAALRW, encoded by the coding sequence ATGGATCGCTTCCAGTCCATGACGGCATTTCTCGCAGTGGTGGACACGGGCGGCTTCGCCTCGGCCGCACGCCGGCTCAAGGTCTCGCCCTCGGTGGTGACGCGGGCCGTCTCCGACCTGGAGGAGCGCCTGGGCGTGCGCCTGCTCACGCGCACCACGCGCTTCGTGCGCGTGACCGAGGCCGGCACCGCCTATGCCGACAGCTGCCGCCGCATCCTGGCCCAGCTGGAAGAGGCCGACGAGCATGCCGCCAGCGCCCACGCCGCACCGCGCGGCCGGCTCACGCTCACGGCGCCGGTCAACTTCGGGCGCATGCACGTGCTGCCTGTGGTGCACGATTACCTGGGCCGGTTTCCCGAAGTGGACGTCAACTGCTGGTTTGTGGACCGCGTGGTCAGCTTGGTGGACGAGGGCGTGGACGTGGCCGTGCGCATCGGCGATCTGCCCGACTCCTCGCTGCAGGCGATCCGTGTGGGCAGCGTGCGGCAGGTGCTGTGCGCCTCGCCCGCGTACCTGGACACCCATGGCGTGCCCCAGCGGCCCGAGGAGCTTGCGCAGCACACCACCATCACCGCATCCGGCCTGACCTCCACGCCCGAATGGCGGTTTCTCGAAGGCGACAAGGCGCTGGCGGTGCGCCTGCAGCCGCGCCTCATGTCCCTGACCAACGAGGCTGCGGCAGACTGCGCCCTGGCCGGGCAAGGCATCACGCGCCTGCCGCTCTACCAGATCGCCAAGCCCGTGCAGGAGGGTGCACTGCGCCTTGTGCTGGAGCCCTTCGAGCGGCCACCGCTACCGATTCATGTGGTGCACAGGGAAGGGCGGCATGCCGCACACCGGGTGCGGGCGTTCATCGACATGGCGGTGGATGCGCTGCGAGAGGCGGCGTTGAGGTGGTAG
- a CDS encoding glutathione S-transferase family protein: MKLYHFPLSGHAHRARLFLGLLGVEHELVPVDLASGAQKKPEFLALNPLGQVPVLDDNGTVIADSNAILVYLARKLDRQDWMPLGAQAEAEIQKWLSIAAGPIAFGPAAARLVTVFKAPFQAEEVIARAHAILGKIEAQLVGRPFITGSTPTIADVALYSYIASAPEGNVDLQPYREVRAWLGRIEALPGFVAFAQTPAGLRA, translated from the coding sequence ATGAAGCTCTACCACTTTCCCCTGTCCGGCCACGCCCACCGCGCCCGCCTCTTCCTCGGCCTGCTGGGCGTGGAGCATGAACTGGTGCCTGTGGATCTGGCCAGTGGCGCGCAGAAGAAGCCCGAATTCCTGGCGCTGAACCCGCTGGGCCAGGTGCCGGTGCTGGACGACAACGGCACGGTGATTGCCGACTCCAACGCCATCCTGGTCTACCTGGCGCGCAAACTGGACCGCCAGGACTGGATGCCTCTGGGCGCCCAGGCCGAGGCCGAGATCCAGAAATGGCTGAGCATCGCCGCCGGCCCCATTGCCTTCGGCCCGGCGGCGGCCCGGCTGGTCACGGTGTTCAAGGCCCCGTTCCAGGCCGAGGAAGTGATAGCCCGCGCCCACGCCATCCTCGGCAAGATCGAGGCGCAGCTGGTCGGCCGCCCCTTCATCACCGGCAGCACGCCAACGATTGCCGACGTGGCCCTGTACAGCTACATCGCCAGCGCGCCCGAAGGCAATGTGGACCTGCAACCCTACCGCGAAGTGCGTGCCTGGCTGGGTCGCATCGAGGCGCTGCCGGGCTTCGTGGCATTCGCCCAGACACCGGCCGGCCTGCGGGCCTGA
- a CDS encoding pyridoxamine 5'-phosphate oxidase family protein, with product MYPKPLQDPASPWHAGELAIQQSVGVVARMDMPGRKFLRPFLLDQHREFYPLLHFVVLGSVDAQGDAWATVRAGEPGFLHSPDPSTLHVAADRDTADPAEPGLADGHAVGLLGMDPMTRRRNRLNGTVRRKAGVDGAGGFDIGVVQSFGNCPRYIQNRSVRFVRPAGEPTQVPAVELASLDPRAQALIAQADTFYVASYVDGEDGLRQVDVSHRGGKPGFVRIDADGTLTIPDFSGNLFFMTLGNFLVNPKAGLLFIDSETGEMLQMTGEASVILDAPEIAAFEGAERLWTFKPRRIVRRPDALPLRWSMAADGWSPHLQMTGSWADASQRLAAAGLGRQWRPFRVAQTVDESSTIRSLYLEPADGMATVAPLAGQHLPLRLTLSDGSHLQRTYTLSLAPSDGRYRISVKRQGRASSHLHGLKPGDLVEARPPAGSFTVDTALRRPAVLLAAGIGITPLLAMLRHIVHEGRRTRSLRPTWLFQAARTRDERAFDAEITELVKAGNGDLHWVRALSQPGAAMAGRDYDHEGHIDMALLKATLPWDDHDFYLCGPDAFMQATYDGLREHNVPDERIHAEAFGPSAVKRSVASPADAAKLPPPATQPVRIIFADSAKEARWKPGAGSLLEVAESRGLEPAFGCRGGSCGDCRVRVLEGGVTYASPPSFSVPEGEALICCAVPAQGAGEVLHLGL from the coding sequence ATGTACCCGAAACCCCTGCAAGACCCCGCCTCGCCCTGGCATGCGGGCGAACTGGCGATCCAGCAAAGCGTTGGCGTCGTGGCCCGCATGGACATGCCGGGCCGCAAGTTCCTGCGCCCCTTCCTGCTGGACCAGCACCGCGAGTTCTATCCACTGCTGCATTTCGTGGTGCTGGGCAGCGTGGATGCCCAAGGCGATGCCTGGGCCACGGTACGGGCCGGCGAGCCGGGCTTCCTGCACTCGCCCGATCCATCGACCCTGCATGTGGCGGCGGACCGCGATACCGCCGACCCGGCCGAGCCGGGCCTGGCCGACGGCCACGCCGTGGGCCTGCTGGGCATGGACCCCATGACGCGCCGGCGCAACCGGCTCAACGGTACGGTGCGGCGCAAGGCAGGCGTTGATGGAGCGGGCGGCTTCGACATCGGCGTGGTCCAGAGCTTCGGCAACTGCCCGCGCTATATCCAGAACCGCAGCGTCCGGTTCGTCCGGCCTGCCGGGGAGCCTACGCAGGTGCCGGCGGTCGAACTGGCATCGCTGGACCCGCGTGCGCAGGCACTGATTGCGCAGGCGGACACGTTCTACGTGGCGTCCTACGTTGATGGGGAGGATGGCCTGCGCCAGGTCGATGTCTCCCACCGTGGCGGCAAGCCGGGCTTTGTGCGGATCGACGCCGATGGAACGCTGACCATCCCCGACTTCTCAGGCAACCTGTTCTTCATGACGCTGGGCAATTTCCTGGTCAATCCCAAGGCAGGCCTGCTGTTCATCGACTCCGAAACCGGGGAGATGCTGCAAATGACCGGCGAGGCCAGCGTCATCCTCGACGCCCCGGAGATCGCGGCCTTCGAGGGCGCCGAGCGCCTGTGGACCTTCAAGCCCCGCCGCATCGTGCGCCGGCCCGACGCCCTGCCGCTGCGCTGGAGCATGGCGGCCGACGGCTGGTCGCCCCACCTGCAGATGACCGGAAGCTGGGCCGATGCCAGCCAGCGCCTGGCCGCCGCCGGGCTGGGGCGGCAATGGCGGCCGTTCCGGGTGGCGCAGACCGTGGATGAGAGTTCCACCATCCGCTCGCTCTACCTGGAGCCGGCCGATGGCATGGCAACGGTGGCCCCCCTGGCCGGCCAGCACCTGCCGCTGCGTCTCACGCTGTCGGACGGCAGCCATCTGCAGCGCACCTACACGCTGTCGCTGGCGCCTTCGGATGGGCGCTACCGCATCAGCGTGAAAAGACAGGGCCGGGCATCCAGCCACCTGCATGGCCTGAAGCCCGGCGATCTGGTCGAGGCCCGCCCGCCCGCTGGCAGCTTCACCGTCGATACGGCCCTGCGCCGCCCTGCCGTGCTGCTGGCCGCAGGCATAGGCATCACGCCCTTGCTGGCCATGCTGCGCCACATCGTCCACGAAGGCCGGCGCACCCGCAGCCTGCGGCCCACCTGGCTGTTCCAGGCGGCACGTACACGCGACGAACGGGCATTCGACGCGGAGATCACCGAACTGGTGAAGGCCGGCAATGGCGATCTGCACTGGGTGCGCGCGCTCAGCCAGCCCGGCGCCGCCATGGCCGGGCGCGACTACGACCATGAGGGCCACATCGACATGGCCCTGCTGAAAGCCACCCTGCCCTGGGATGACCACGATTTCTACCTCTGCGGCCCGGACGCCTTCATGCAGGCCACCTATGACGGCCTGCGCGAACACAACGTGCCCGACGAGCGCATCCACGCGGAGGCCTTCGGCCCGTCAGCCGTCAAGCGCTCCGTAGCCAGTCCCGCTGACGCTGCAAAGCTTCCCCCGCCCGCCACGCAGCCCGTGCGCATCATCTTTGCCGACTCGGCCAAGGAAGCCCGCTGGAAACCTGGCGCCGGCAGCCTGCTCGAAGTCGCCGAGTCCCGGGGTCTGGAGCCCGCCTTCGGCTGCCGGGGCGGCAGCTGCGGCGACTGCCGCGTGCGGGTGCTGGAGGGCGGCGTGACCTATGCATCCCCGCCCTCCTTTTCCGTGCCCGAAGGCGAGGCATTGATCTGCTGTGCGGTGCCTGCGCAGGGTGCGGGGGAGGTCTTGCACCTGGGGTTGTGA